Proteins co-encoded in one Pseudomonas fluorescens genomic window:
- the hutH gene encoding histidine ammonia-lyase, whose protein sequence is MTALNLIPGQLSLSQLRDIYQNSVKLTLDNSASAQIEASVACVEQILAENRTAYGINTGFGLLASTRIASEDLENLQRSLVLSHAAGVGQPISDELVRLIMVLKVNSLSRGFSGIRRVVIDALIALINAEVYPHIPLKGSVGASGDLAPLAHMSLVLLGEGKARYKGEWMEATEALKVAGLAPLTLAAKEGLALLNGTQVSTAFALRGLFEGEDLFAGALALGGLTVEAVLGSRSPFDARIHAARGQKGQIDTAAAYRDLLGERSEVSDSHQNCEKVQDPYSLRCQPQVMGACLTQFRQAAEVLVIEANAVSDNPLVFAAEGDVISGGNFHAEPVAMAADNMALAIAEIGSLSERRISLMMDKHMSQLPPFLVANGGVNSGFMIAQVTAAALASENKALSHPHSVDSLPTSANQEDHVSMAPAAGKRLWEMAENTRGILAVEWLAAVQGLDLRNGLKTSSKLEKARGILRREVPFYEKDRFFAPDINAATELLASRVLTELVPAKLLPSL, encoded by the coding sequence ATGACTGCGCTGAACCTGATCCCGGGCCAACTGAGCCTGTCCCAACTGCGTGACATCTATCAGAACTCGGTCAAACTGACCCTCGACAACAGCGCCAGCGCCCAGATCGAAGCCAGCGTCGCCTGCGTCGAGCAGATCCTCGCCGAGAACCGCACCGCCTACGGCATCAACACCGGTTTCGGCCTGCTGGCCTCGACCCGCATCGCCAGCGAAGACCTGGAAAACCTGCAGCGTTCGCTGGTGTTGTCCCACGCCGCCGGCGTCGGCCAGCCGATCAGCGATGAGCTGGTGCGCCTGATCATGGTGCTCAAGGTCAACAGCCTCAGCCGTGGTTTCTCCGGGATCCGTCGCGTGGTGATCGACGCGCTGATTGCGCTGATCAACGCCGAGGTTTATCCGCACATTCCGTTGAAAGGTTCGGTCGGTGCTTCCGGCGACCTGGCACCGCTGGCGCACATGTCGCTGGTGCTGCTGGGCGAAGGCAAGGCGCGCTACAAGGGCGAGTGGATGGAAGCGACCGAGGCGCTGAAAGTCGCCGGTCTGGCCCCGCTGACGCTGGCGGCCAAAGAAGGTCTGGCGCTGCTCAACGGCACGCAGGTTTCTACCGCATTCGCTTTGCGCGGTCTGTTCGAAGGTGAAGACCTGTTCGCCGGCGCGCTGGCGCTGGGCGGGCTTACAGTTGAAGCGGTATTGGGCTCGCGCTCGCCGTTCGATGCCCGTATCCACGCCGCCCGTGGCCAGAAAGGGCAGATCGACACCGCCGCCGCTTATCGCGATCTGCTGGGCGAGCGCAGCGAAGTCTCCGACTCGCACCAGAACTGCGAAAAGGTCCAGGACCCGTACTCGCTGCGTTGCCAGCCACAAGTCATGGGCGCGTGCCTGACCCAGTTCCGTCAGGCCGCCGAGGTGCTGGTCATCGAGGCCAACGCCGTGTCCGACAACCCGTTGGTGTTCGCGGCCGAAGGCGACGTGATTTCCGGTGGCAACTTCCACGCCGAACCGGTGGCCATGGCGGCTGACAACATGGCTTTGGCCATCGCCGAAATCGGCTCCCTCAGCGAGCGCCGCATCTCGCTGATGATGGACAAGCACATGTCGCAACTGCCGCCGTTCCTCGTCGCCAACGGTGGCGTGAACTCCGGCTTCATGATCGCCCAGGTGACCGCTGCGGCCCTGGCCAGCGAGAACAAGGCGCTGTCCCATCCGCATTCGGTGGACAGCCTGCCGACCTCCGCCAACCAGGAAGACCACGTGTCGATGGCCCCGGCCGCCGGCAAGCGCCTGTGGGAGATGGCCGAGAACACGCGCGGGATTCTCGCGGTGGAATGGCTGGCGGCGGTGCAGGGGCTGGACCTGCGCAACGGCCTGAAGACCTCGAGCAAACTGGAAAAAGCCCGGGGCATTCTGCGTCGCGAAGTGCCGTTCTACGAGAAGGACCGTTTCTTCGCACCGGACATCAATGCGGCGACCGAATTGCTGGCTTCGCGGGTTCTGACTGAGCTGGTTCCGGCTAAGTTGCTGCCGAGCCTGTGA
- the hutG gene encoding N-formylglutamate deformylase encodes MDKVLNFKQGRVPLLISMPHAGVRLTPAVEAGLIPDAKSLPDTDWHIPQLYDFAAELGASTLAAEYSRFVIDLNRPSDDKPLYAGATTGLYPATLFDGIPLFKEGQEPSKQERATYLEQIWTPYHRTLQEELARLKAEFGYALLFDAHSIRSVIPHLFDGKLPDFNLGTFNGASCDPQLATQLEAICARHGDYSHVLNGRFKGGHITRHYGNPAENIHAVQLELGQCTYMEEFEPFRYRADLAEPTRVVLKELLQGLLAWGKSHYSA; translated from the coding sequence GTGGATAAGGTTCTGAACTTCAAACAAGGTCGCGTGCCGCTGCTGATCAGCATGCCTCACGCCGGTGTGCGCCTGACTCCGGCGGTCGAGGCCGGATTGATCCCGGACGCGAAAAGCCTGCCGGACACCGACTGGCATATTCCGCAGCTCTACGACTTTGCCGCCGAACTGGGCGCCAGCACCCTGGCGGCCGAGTACTCGCGGTTCGTCATCGACCTGAACCGGCCGTCAGACGACAAACCGCTGTACGCCGGCGCCACCACCGGCCTGTACCCGGCGACGCTGTTCGATGGCATTCCGTTGTTCAAGGAAGGCCAGGAGCCGTCGAAACAAGAGCGTGCGACCTATCTGGAGCAGATCTGGACGCCGTACCACCGCACCTTGCAGGAAGAGCTGGCGCGGCTGAAGGCCGAGTTCGGTTACGCGCTGCTGTTCGATGCGCACTCGATCCGTTCGGTGATCCCGCACTTGTTCGACGGCAAGCTGCCGGACTTCAATCTCGGCACCTTCAACGGCGCCAGTTGCGATCCACAACTGGCCACGCAACTGGAGGCGATCTGTGCCCGCCATGGCGATTACAGCCATGTGCTGAACGGACGCTTCAAGGGCGGCCACATCACCCGTCACTACGGCAACCCGGCCGAGAACATCCACGCCGTGCAGCTGGAACTGGGCCAGTGCACCTACATGGAAGAGTTCGAACCGTTCCGCTACCGCGCCGATCTGGCGGAGCCGACGCGGGTGGTGCTCAAGGAGTTGCTGCAAGGGCTGCTCGCCTGGGGCAAATCCCACTACAGCGCATAA
- a CDS encoding ABC transporter permease gives MFPERFTFSIADWVNGWVDALVTNYGDVFRHISDTLLWAIVNLEGLLRAAPWWLMLAIVAGVAWHATRKVVTTAVIVGLLFLVGAVGLWDKLMQTLALMMVATVISVLIGVPLGILSARSNRLRSFLMPLLDIMQTMPSFVYLIPVLMLFGLGKVPAIFATVIYAAPPLIRLTDLGIRQVDGEVMEAINAFGANRWQQLFGVQLPLALPSIMAGINQTTMMALSMVVIASMIGARGLGEDVLVGIQTLNVGRGLEAGLAIVILAVVIDRITQAYGRPRHEVSK, from the coding sequence ATGTTTCCCGAACGCTTTACGTTTTCCATCGCCGACTGGGTCAACGGTTGGGTCGATGCACTGGTCACCAACTACGGTGACGTGTTCCGCCACATCTCCGACACCCTGCTGTGGGCCATCGTCAACCTTGAAGGCCTGTTACGCGCTGCACCGTGGTGGCTGATGCTGGCCATCGTTGCAGGCGTTGCCTGGCACGCCACCCGCAAAGTCGTGACCACCGCCGTGATCGTCGGTCTGCTGTTCCTGGTCGGCGCCGTCGGCCTGTGGGACAAATTGATGCAGACACTGGCGCTGATGATGGTCGCCACGGTCATTTCGGTGCTGATCGGGGTGCCGCTGGGGATTCTCTCGGCGCGCAGCAATCGCCTGCGTTCGTTCCTGATGCCGCTGCTCGACATCATGCAGACGATGCCCAGCTTCGTGTACCTGATTCCGGTGCTGATGCTGTTCGGCCTGGGCAAGGTGCCGGCGATTTTCGCCACCGTGATCTACGCCGCGCCGCCGCTGATCCGCCTGACCGATCTGGGCATCCGCCAGGTCGACGGCGAAGTGATGGAAGCGATCAACGCCTTTGGTGCCAACCGCTGGCAGCAACTGTTCGGCGTGCAATTGCCGCTGGCCCTGCCGAGCATCATGGCCGGGATCAACCAGACCACCATGATGGCTCTGTCGATGGTGGTGATCGCCTCGATGATCGGCGCCCGTGGCCTGGGTGAAGATGTACTGGTCGGCATTCAGACCCTCAACGTCGGACGCGGCCTGGAAGCCGGTCTGGCGATCGTGATTCTCGCAGTGGTCATCGACCGCATTACCCAGGCGTATGGTCGGCCACGGCATGAGGTGAGCAAATGA
- the hutH gene encoding histidine ammonia-lyase — MSQAEKIVIADAPMRWQDVVAVARHGAPLELSAQTWARIENAQGIVQRIVASGERAYGVNTGLGGLSNVSLQGEQLSQLSRNTLLSHACGVGPVLADEQTRAIMCAAIRNYSHGKSGIHRRVVEALLALLNRGITPQVPSQGSVGYLTHMAHVGIALLGVGNVSYRGQVVSAQQALTEEGLQPVQLGAKDGLCLVNGTPCMTGLGCLAIADATRLLQWADVIGAMSFEAQRGQIAAFDAEIIALKPHPGMQQVGVNLRALLDGSEVIAKSKGIRTQDALSIRSIPQVHGAARDQLEHAIKQIETELNGCTDNPLLLGTPDDFRVMSQANPHGQSVALAADLLAIAMAEIGSIAERRLDRLINPHVSGLPAFLVANPGVNSGMMIVQYVAASLCAENRQLAQPAVLDNYVTSGLQEDHLSMGTNAALKLHRALENCTQILAIEYLLAAQAFEFLKDQRFGAGTDVAWRLLREKVPAYDQDRWLAPDIAAAASVLKDSNLLHNALPNLH, encoded by the coding sequence ATGTCCCAGGCTGAAAAAATCGTTATCGCCGACGCCCCGATGCGTTGGCAGGATGTGGTCGCAGTCGCCCGTCACGGCGCGCCGCTCGAGCTGTCGGCCCAGACCTGGGCGCGCATTGAAAACGCCCAGGGCATCGTCCAGCGCATCGTCGCCAGCGGCGAACGCGCCTATGGCGTCAACACCGGGTTGGGCGGTCTGTCCAACGTTTCGCTGCAGGGCGAACAGCTCAGCCAGTTGTCGCGTAACACCTTGCTCAGCCATGCCTGCGGCGTCGGCCCGGTACTGGCTGACGAGCAGACCCGCGCCATCATGTGCGCCGCGATCCGCAACTACAGCCACGGCAAGTCCGGCATTCATCGCCGGGTGGTCGAAGCGCTGCTGGCGCTGCTCAATCGCGGTATCACCCCGCAGGTGCCGTCCCAGGGTTCGGTGGGTTATCTGACCCACATGGCCCACGTCGGCATCGCGCTGCTGGGCGTGGGCAATGTCAGCTATCGCGGGCAAGTGGTGTCCGCACAGCAGGCGCTGACCGAAGAGGGCCTGCAACCGGTGCAGCTCGGGGCGAAGGACGGTTTGTGTCTGGTCAATGGCACGCCGTGCATGACCGGCCTCGGTTGCCTGGCGATTGCCGACGCCACGCGTCTGCTGCAATGGGCGGACGTGATCGGCGCCATGAGCTTCGAAGCCCAGCGCGGCCAGATCGCCGCATTCGATGCCGAGATCATCGCGCTCAAGCCGCACCCGGGCATGCAACAGGTCGGCGTCAATCTACGGGCGCTGCTCGATGGCAGTGAAGTGATCGCGAAGAGCAAAGGCATTCGCACTCAGGATGCCTTGAGCATCCGCTCGATCCCGCAGGTGCATGGCGCCGCACGCGATCAACTGGAGCACGCGATCAAACAGATCGAAACCGAACTCAACGGCTGCACCGACAACCCGTTGCTGCTGGGCACGCCGGACGACTTCCGGGTGATGTCCCAGGCCAACCCGCACGGGCAATCGGTGGCGCTCGCGGCGGACTTGCTGGCGATTGCGATGGCCGAAATCGGCTCGATTGCCGAGCGACGTCTGGATCGTCTGATCAACCCGCACGTCAGTGGTCTGCCAGCGTTTCTGGTTGCCAACCCGGGGGTGAACTCCGGGATGATGATCGTGCAATACGTCGCCGCGTCGCTGTGTGCGGAAAACCGCCAGTTGGCGCAACCGGCGGTGCTCGACAACTACGTCACTTCGGGCCTGCAGGAAGACCATTTGAGCATGGGCACCAACGCCGCGCTGAAGCTGCACCGTGCGCTGGAAAACTGCACGCAGATCCTCGCCATCGAGTACCTGCTGGCGGCCCAGGCTTTTGAATTTCTCAAGGACCAGCGCTTCGGCGCGGGCACCGATGTGGCGTGGCGACTGCTGCGCGAGAAGGTCCCGGCCTACGATCAGGACCGTTGGCTGGCGCCGGATATCGCCGCTGCTGCAAGTGTTCTGAAAGACTCGAACCTGTTGCACAACGCCTTACCGAATTTGCACTGA
- a CDS encoding ABC transporter substrate-binding protein — MKSNKTLLTTLLSMGLLASAGATQAAGWCESGKPVKFAGLNWESAMLLTDVLQVVLEKGYDCKTDSLPGNSITMENALSSNDIQVFAEEWVGRSEVWNKAEKAGKVVGVGAPVVGAVEGWYVPRYVIEGDAKRKIEAKAPDLKNIADLGKYSAIFKDAEEPSKGRFYNCPAGWTCELDNSEMLKSYGLENSYTNFRPGTGPALDAAVLSSYKRGEPILFYYWSPTPLMGQIDAVKLEEKPGVDKRVTIKVGLSKAFHEQAPELVAVLEKVNLPIDLLNQNLGRMTKERIESPKLAKIFLKEHPEVWHKWVSDDAAKKIDAAL, encoded by the coding sequence ATGAAATCGAACAAGACCCTGCTGACCACATTGCTGTCCATGGGCCTGCTGGCCAGTGCCGGTGCCACCCAGGCCGCCGGTTGGTGCGAGTCCGGCAAACCAGTGAAATTCGCCGGTTTGAACTGGGAAAGCGCGATGTTGCTCACCGACGTACTGCAGGTCGTGCTGGAGAAAGGTTACGACTGCAAGACCGACAGCCTGCCAGGCAACTCCATCACCATGGAAAACGCGCTGAGCAGCAACGATATTCAAGTGTTCGCCGAAGAGTGGGTCGGCCGCAGCGAGGTCTGGAACAAGGCCGAGAAGGCCGGCAAGGTCGTCGGTGTCGGCGCGCCGGTCGTCGGTGCGGTTGAAGGCTGGTATGTGCCGCGCTACGTGATCGAAGGCGACGCCAAGCGCAAGATCGAAGCCAAGGCGCCAGACCTGAAAAACATCGCTGACCTGGGCAAATACTCGGCGATCTTCAAGGATGCCGAAGAACCGTCCAAGGGCCGCTTCTACAACTGTCCGGCCGGCTGGACCTGCGAGCTGGACAACAGCGAAATGCTGAAAAGCTACGGCCTGGAAAACAGCTACACCAACTTCCGCCCGGGCACCGGCCCGGCGCTGGATGCTGCGGTGCTGTCGAGCTACAAGCGTGGCGAGCCGATCCTGTTCTACTACTGGTCGCCAACCCCGCTGATGGGCCAGATCGACGCCGTCAAACTGGAAGAGAAACCGGGCGTCGACAAGCGCGTGACCATCAAGGTCGGCCTGTCCAAGGCCTTCCACGAGCAAGCCCCGGAGCTGGTGGCCGTGCTGGAAAAGGTCAACCTGCCGATCGATCTGCTGAACCAGAACCTGGGTCGCATGACCAAGGAGCGGATCGAGTCGCCGAAACTGGCGAAAATCTTCCTCAAGGAACATCCTGAAGTCTGGCACAAATGGGTGAGCGACGACGCAGCCAAGAAAATCGACGCGGCCTTGTAG
- a CDS encoding quaternary amine ABC transporter ATP-binding protein: MNNATVSKIEVKNVFKIFGNRSKDALAMVGQGKTKEQVLNETGCVVGVNDLSLSIGTGEIFVIMGLSGSGKSTLVRHFNRLIDPTSGAILVDGVDILQYDMDALREFRRHKISMVFQSFGLLPHKTVLDNVAYGLKVRGESKQLCAERALHWINTVGLKGYENKYPHQLSGGMRQRVGLARALAADTDIILMDEAFSALDPLIRAEMQDQLLELQKTLHKTIVFITHDLDEAVRIGNRIAILKDGRLIQVGTPKEILHSPADEYVDRFVQRRAAVV, from the coding sequence ATGAACAACGCAACCGTGAGCAAGATCGAAGTCAAAAACGTCTTCAAGATTTTCGGTAACCGTTCCAAGGATGCGCTGGCCATGGTCGGCCAGGGCAAGACCAAGGAGCAGGTGCTGAACGAAACCGGTTGTGTGGTCGGGGTCAACGACTTGTCCCTGAGCATCGGCACCGGCGAGATCTTCGTGATCATGGGCCTGTCCGGATCCGGCAAATCGACACTGGTACGCCACTTCAACCGCCTGATCGACCCGACCAGCGGCGCGATCCTGGTGGACGGCGTGGACATCCTGCAATACGACATGGACGCCTTGCGCGAATTTCGTCGGCACAAGATCAGCATGGTGTTCCAGAGCTTCGGCCTGCTGCCGCACAAGACCGTGCTCGACAACGTCGCCTACGGCCTGAAAGTGCGCGGCGAGAGCAAGCAGCTGTGCGCCGAACGCGCGCTGCACTGGATCAACACCGTGGGCCTCAAGGGCTACGAAAACAAATACCCGCACCAGCTCTCCGGCGGCATGCGCCAGCGTGTCGGCCTGGCCCGCGCCCTGGCGGCGGACACCGACATCATCCTGATGGACGAAGCGTTCAGCGCCCTCGACCCTCTGATCCGCGCCGAGATGCAGGACCAGTTGCTGGAGCTGCAAAAGACCCTGCACAAGACCATCGTCTTCATCACCCACGACCTCGACGAGGCCGTGCGCATCGGCAACCGCATCGCGATCCTCAAGGACGGTCGCCTGATCCAGGTCGGTACGCCGAAAGAGATCCTGCACTCGCCGGCGGACGAGTATGTCGACCGCTTCGTGCAGCGGCGGGCGGCGGTGGTTTAA
- the hutI gene encoding imidazolonepropionase, producing the protein MKTLWQHCHVATMAQGVYSIIEDAAIVTSGALIEWIGPRSQLPSGEYPAVNDLQGAWVTPGLIDCHTHTVFGGNRSGEFEKRLQGVSYAEIAAAGGGIASTVRATREASEDELFASAAKRLKSLMRDGVTTVEMKSGYGLDLASERKILRVIRRLAAELPISVRSTCLAAHALPPEYKDRADDYIDHICAEMLPALAAEGLVDAVDAFCEYLAFSPEQVERVFIAAQKLGLPVKLHAEQLSSLHGSSLAARYHALSADHLEFMDEADAIAMAESDTVAVLLPGAFYFLRETQLPPMEALRKHKVKIAIASDLNPGTSPALSLRLMLNMACTCFRMTPEEALAGATIHAAQALGMAETHGSLEAGKVADFVAWQIDRPADLAYWLGGELDKRVVRHGVESSL; encoded by the coding sequence ATGAAAACCCTCTGGCAACACTGCCACGTCGCAACCATGGCGCAAGGCGTCTACTCGATCATCGAGGATGCGGCCATCGTGACGTCCGGCGCACTTATCGAGTGGATCGGCCCGCGCAGCCAATTGCCGTCCGGCGAATATCCGGCGGTCAATGATCTGCAAGGCGCGTGGGTCACCCCCGGCCTGATCGACTGCCACACCCACACCGTGTTCGGTGGCAACCGCAGCGGTGAGTTCGAGAAACGCCTGCAAGGCGTCAGCTACGCCGAGATCGCAGCCGCCGGCGGCGGCATCGCCAGCACCGTGCGCGCCACGCGTGAAGCGTCGGAAGACGAACTGTTCGCCAGCGCCGCCAAACGCCTGAAAAGCCTGATGCGTGATGGCGTGACCACGGTCGAAATGAAATCCGGCTACGGCCTCGATCTGGCCAGCGAGCGCAAGATCCTGCGGGTCATCCGTCGTCTCGCCGCCGAGTTGCCGATCAGCGTGCGCAGCACCTGCCTGGCCGCCCATGCCTTGCCGCCGGAATACAAGGATCGCGCCGACGACTACATCGATCACATCTGCGCCGAGATGCTCCCCGCCCTGGCCGCCGAAGGTCTGGTGGACGCGGTGGATGCGTTTTGCGAATACCTGGCGTTCTCCCCGGAGCAAGTCGAGCGGGTGTTCATCGCCGCGCAAAAACTCGGTCTGCCGGTGAAGCTGCATGCCGAGCAATTGTCGTCGCTGCACGGCTCCAGCCTGGCCGCGCGTTATCACGCATTGTCCGCCGATCACCTGGAGTTCATGGACGAAGCCGACGCCATCGCCATGGCCGAATCCGACACCGTCGCGGTGTTGTTGCCGGGCGCGTTCTACTTCCTGCGCGAAACCCAGTTGCCGCCGATGGAAGCCCTGCGCAAACACAAGGTGAAAATCGCCATCGCCAGCGACCTCAACCCCGGCACTTCGCCGGCGCTGTCGTTGCGCCTGATGCTGAATATGGCCTGCACCTGTTTCCGCATGACCCCGGAAGAGGCGCTGGCCGGCGCCACGATTCACGCGGCGCAAGCCCTGGGCATGGCCGAGACCCACGGTTCGCTGGAAGCCGGCAAGGTCGCGGATTTTGTCGCCTGGCAGATCGACCGGCCGGCGGATCTGGCGTACTGGCTGGGTGGTGAACTGGACAAACGCGTCGTGCGTCACGGCGTTGAATCAAGTCTGTAG
- a CDS encoding purine-cytosine permease family protein, giving the protein MAGNTDRAGSKPLIERRSIDYIPEAERHGRLFSQFTLWMGANLQITAIVTGALAVVLGGDVFWSLIGLLIGQLLGGGVMALHAAQGPKLGLPQMISSRVQFGVYGAAIPIVLVCLMYLGFTATGTVLSGQALGQLFGVSDTVGILLFASVIVVVTVLGYRVIHWIGRIASVIGVIAFVYLFSRLMSQVDVGALLQIRHFSWSSFLLAVSLAASWQIAFGPYVADYSRYLPSKVSSVKTFFAAGAGSVIGAQVAMILGVFAAASANGQFAGHEVAYIVGLGGTGATAALLYFSIAFGKVTISTLNSYGSFMCIATIISGFRGDLKVTRMQRLVFVLVIVGAATLMALLGQHSFLGAFKSFILFLLAFFTPWSAINLVDYYCITRERYDVPALADPNGRYGRWNILGISVYVFGVLVQLPFISTKFYTGPLVAALGDVDISWIIGLVLPAALYYLCAMKWHGSVPDHLILPVEQNSVVQPEANGTGRAAAQA; this is encoded by the coding sequence GATGGGTGCCAACCTGCAAATCACTGCGATTGTCACCGGGGCCCTGGCCGTGGTGCTGGGCGGCGATGTGTTCTGGTCGCTGATCGGTCTGTTGATCGGTCAACTGCTAGGCGGCGGCGTCATGGCGTTGCACGCGGCGCAGGGTCCGAAGCTGGGCCTGCCGCAGATGATCTCAAGCCGTGTGCAGTTCGGGGTTTACGGCGCAGCCATCCCGATCGTGCTGGTGTGCCTGATGTACCTGGGCTTCACCGCCACCGGGACTGTGCTGTCCGGTCAGGCGCTGGGCCAGCTGTTTGGTGTCAGTGACACCGTCGGCATCCTGCTTTTCGCCAGCGTCATCGTGGTGGTCACGGTGCTCGGCTATCGGGTGATCCACTGGATCGGTCGTATCGCCAGTGTCATTGGCGTGATTGCTTTTGTTTATCTGTTCAGCCGTCTGATGAGTCAGGTGGACGTCGGCGCACTCCTGCAAATTCGCCACTTCAGCTGGAGCAGTTTCCTGCTGGCGGTGTCGCTCGCAGCGTCCTGGCAGATCGCCTTCGGCCCTTACGTGGCGGACTACTCGCGTTACCTGCCGAGCAAGGTTTCCTCGGTGAAAACCTTTTTCGCCGCCGGTGCCGGTTCGGTAATCGGCGCGCAGGTAGCGATGATTCTCGGTGTGTTCGCGGCGGCTTCGGCCAACGGCCAGTTTGCCGGCCATGAAGTGGCTTACATCGTCGGTCTGGGCGGCACCGGTGCCACCGCTGCGCTGCTGTATTTCAGCATCGCGTTCGGCAAGGTGACCATCTCGACGCTGAACTCCTACGGCAGCTTCATGTGCATCGCGACCATCATCAGCGGTTTCCGTGGTGACCTGAAAGTAACGCGCATGCAGCGTCTGGTGTTCGTGCTGGTCATCGTTGGAGCGGCGACTCTGATGGCGCTGCTCGGCCAGCACTCGTTCCTCGGGGCGTTCAAGTCTTTCATCCTGTTCCTGCTGGCGTTCTTCACGCCGTGGAGCGCGATCAACCTGGTGGACTACTACTGCATCACTCGCGAGCGCTATGACGTACCGGCGCTGGCGGATCCGAACGGTCGCTACGGTCGCTGGAACATTCTCGGGATCAGCGTCTACGTGTTCGGTGTGCTGGTGCAGCTGCCGTTCATCTCCACCAAGTTCTATACCGGTCCGCTGGTTGCCGCGCTGGGGGATGTGGATATCTCGTGGATCATCGGTCTGGTGCTGCCCGCTGCGCTTTACTACCTGTGCGCAATGAAATGGCACGGCAGCGTGCCCGATCACCTGATTCTGCCGGTCGAGCAGAACAGCGTTGTACAACCTGAAGCAAACGGGACCGGCCGCGCTGCGGCACAGGCCTGA